Proteins encoded within one genomic window of Mya arenaria isolate MELC-2E11 chromosome 13, ASM2691426v1:
- the LOC128214014 gene encoding sal-like protein 3 isoform X16 has protein sequence MVTPDMDVIKEVPGYKVILKAVLRAQIQQLIEQLAVTTDEESIILTASVADGTLSHLGSDSAKGFLEENEEVKSQFLGFCLKSHHKRKQEEEQKKRDEEIRKAEAEALQQQQAYQQSIRYMSPQTGVPRMRQQFRTPGGGVRHQPYPLTRPIRASSSPIHSPLQSPIKSAVKLEPQDESSNLSGSDTGISGARNPNDDTTSESGQDGQGGSGDNAQGAGDMSIKLEDIDESELDELEITGVEPGQPMPPAQDWSSNMPMGMGFDPSGGASGSQADMAAQQGYKCQLCGKVFPSYSKLERHTRVHTGEKPFPCSVCGRAFNEKSKVKKHMINRHPEMFTSVFETLTKI, from the exons ATGGTTACCCCAGATATGGATGTGATTAAGGAGGTGCCTGGCTACAAGGTCATCCTGAAAGCCGTTCTAAGAGCACAGATACAACAGCTG ATTGAACAGCTGGCCGTTACAACTGATGAAGAGTCGATCATCTTAACAGCGAGCGTCGCTGACGGCACCCTGAGTCATCTTGGTTCTGACTCGGCAAAAGGCTTTCTCGAGGAAAATGAGGAAGTTAAATCGCAGTTCCTCggcttttgtttaaaaa GTCACCATAAACGAAAACAAGAAGAAGAGCAGAAAAAGCGTGACGAGGAGATCAGAAAAGCCGAAGCTGAGGCCCTACAACAGCAACAGGCCTACCAACAATCGATCCGGTACATGTCGCCCCAAACCGGCGTGCCCAGAATGCGGCAGCAGTTCAGAACACCGGGAGGTGGGGTCAGACATCAGCCCTACCCCCTCACGCGCCCAATCAGGGCATCTTCATCGCCTATTCATTCACCATTGCAGTCCCCCATTAAATCTGCGGTCAAGCTTGAGCCTCAGGATGAATCATCGAACCTTAGTGGCAGTGACACTGGAATTAGTGGTGCTAGAAATCCTAATGATGACACAACTTCAGAATCTGGTCAGGATGGGCAGGGTGGCTCAGGTGACAATGCACAGGGAGCTGGTGACATGAGTATTAAACTTGAAGACATTGATGAATCAGAGTTAGATGAACTTGAAATTACGGGTGTTGAACCTGGTCAGCCCATGCCCCCGGCGCAAGATTGGAGTTCTAACATGCCCATGGGAATGGGCTTCGATCCGTCAGGCGGGGCGTCCGGTTCTCAGGCAGATATGGCGGCTCAGCAGGGATACA aatGTCAATTGTGTGGGAAGGTTTTTCCCTCGTATTCAAAGCTGGAGCGTCACACACGAGTCCACACGGGCGAGAAACCGTTCCCGTGCTCAGTGTGTGGACGAGCCTTTAACGAGAAAAGTAAAGTCAAGAAACACATGATCAACCGACATCCGGAAATGTTCACAAGTGTGTTTGAGACACTGACAAAAATATAG
- the LOC128214014 gene encoding sal-like protein 1 isoform X29 encodes MVTPDMDVIKEVPGYKVILKAVLRAQIQQLIEQLAVTTDEESIILTASVADGTLSHLGSDSAKGFLEENEEVKSQFLGFCLKSHHKRKQEEEQKKRDEEIRKAEAEALQQQQAYQQSIRYMSPQTGVPRMRQQFRTPGGGVRHQPYPLTRPIRASSSPIHSPLQSPIKSAVKLEPQDESSNLSGSDTGISGARNPNDDTTSESGQDGQGGSGDNAQGAGDMSIKLEDIDESELDELEITGVEPGQPMPPAQDWSSNMPMGMGFDPSGGASGSQADMAAQQGYISSRQCKFCGKAFRHISLLERHVRIHTGEKPFQCEQGFTWKSSMKRHLFTAHEEHFTSLVAK; translated from the exons ATGGTTACCCCAGATATGGATGTGATTAAGGAGGTGCCTGGCTACAAGGTCATCCTGAAAGCCGTTCTAAGAGCACAGATACAACAGCTG ATTGAACAGCTGGCCGTTACAACTGATGAAGAGTCGATCATCTTAACAGCGAGCGTCGCTGACGGCACCCTGAGTCATCTTGGTTCTGACTCGGCAAAAGGCTTTCTCGAGGAAAATGAGGAAGTTAAATCGCAGTTCCTCggcttttgtttaaaaa GTCACCATAAACGAAAACAAGAAGAAGAGCAGAAAAAGCGTGACGAGGAGATCAGAAAAGCCGAAGCTGAGGCCCTACAACAGCAACAGGCCTACCAACAATCGATCCGGTACATGTCGCCCCAAACCGGCGTGCCCAGAATGCGGCAGCAGTTCAGAACACCGGGAGGTGGGGTCAGACATCAGCCCTACCCCCTCACGCGCCCAATCAGGGCATCTTCATCGCCTATTCATTCACCATTGCAGTCCCCCATTAAATCTGCGGTCAAGCTTGAGCCTCAGGATGAATCATCGAACCTTAGTGGCAGTGACACTGGAATTAGTGGTGCTAGAAATCCTAATGATGACACAACTTCAGAATCTGGTCAGGATGGGCAGGGTGGCTCAGGTGACAATGCACAGGGAGCTGGTGACATGAGTATTAAACTTGAAGACATTGATGAATCAGAGTTAGATGAACTTGAAATTACGGGTGTTGAACCTGGTCAGCCCATGCCCCCGGCGCAAGATTGGAGTTCTAACATGCCCATGGGAATGGGCTTCGATCCGTCAGGCGGGGCGTCCGGTTCTCAGGCAGATATGGCGGCTCAGCAGGGATACA TTTCTTCAAGACAGTGCAAGTTCTGTGGGAAGGCATTTCGCCACATTTCACTGCTTGAGAGACACGTGCGCATACACACGGGAGAGAAACCGTTCCAATGTGAACAAGGCTTCACTTGGAAAAGCAGCATGAAGAGGCACCTTTTTACTGCCCATGAAGAACACTTCACCTCACTTGTTGCCAAGTGA
- the LOC128214014 gene encoding sal-like protein 4 isoform X26: MVTPDMDVIKEVPGYKVILKAVLRAQIQQLIEQLAVTTDEESIILTASVADGTLSHLGSDSAKGFLEENEEVKSQFLGFCLKSHHKRKQEEEQKKRDEEIRKAEAEALQQQQAYQQSIRYMSPQTGVPRMRQQFRTPGGGVRHQPYPLTRPIRASSSPIHSPLQSPIKSAVKLEPQDESSNLSGSDTGISGARNPNDDTTSESGQDGQGGSGDNAQGAGDMSIKLEDIDESELDELEITGVEPGQPMPPAQDWSSNMPMGMGFDPSGGASGSQADMAAQQGYISGSFKPCAICGKIFASKNKLARHMTVHTGERPFTCSLCGKGFSQKDNMKTHLIKVHKNLSYT; this comes from the exons ATGGTTACCCCAGATATGGATGTGATTAAGGAGGTGCCTGGCTACAAGGTCATCCTGAAAGCCGTTCTAAGAGCACAGATACAACAGCTG ATTGAACAGCTGGCCGTTACAACTGATGAAGAGTCGATCATCTTAACAGCGAGCGTCGCTGACGGCACCCTGAGTCATCTTGGTTCTGACTCGGCAAAAGGCTTTCTCGAGGAAAATGAGGAAGTTAAATCGCAGTTCCTCggcttttgtttaaaaa GTCACCATAAACGAAAACAAGAAGAAGAGCAGAAAAAGCGTGACGAGGAGATCAGAAAAGCCGAAGCTGAGGCCCTACAACAGCAACAGGCCTACCAACAATCGATCCGGTACATGTCGCCCCAAACCGGCGTGCCCAGAATGCGGCAGCAGTTCAGAACACCGGGAGGTGGGGTCAGACATCAGCCCTACCCCCTCACGCGCCCAATCAGGGCATCTTCATCGCCTATTCATTCACCATTGCAGTCCCCCATTAAATCTGCGGTCAAGCTTGAGCCTCAGGATGAATCATCGAACCTTAGTGGCAGTGACACTGGAATTAGTGGTGCTAGAAATCCTAATGATGACACAACTTCAGAATCTGGTCAGGATGGGCAGGGTGGCTCAGGTGACAATGCACAGGGAGCTGGTGACATGAGTATTAAACTTGAAGACATTGATGAATCAGAGTTAGATGAACTTGAAATTACGGGTGTTGAACCTGGTCAGCCCATGCCCCCGGCGCAAGATTGGAGTTCTAACATGCCCATGGGAATGGGCTTCGATCCGTCAGGCGGGGCGTCCGGTTCTCAGGCAGATATGGCGGCTCAGCAGGGATACA tttcagGAAGCTTTAAGCCCTGCGCTATTTGTGGCAAGATTTTCGCGAGCAAAAACAAGCTGGCTCGTCACATGACTGTCCACACAGGGGAGAGGCCATTCACGTGCAGCCTGTGTGGGAAGGGGTTTTCACAGAAGGACAATATGAAGACACACCTGATCAAAGTACACAAAAATCTGAGTTACACTTAA
- the LOC128214014 gene encoding zinc finger and SCAN domain-containing protein 5B-like isoform X6, which translates to MVTPDMDVIKEVPGYKVILKAVLRAQIQQLIEQLAVTTDEESIILTASVADGTLSHLGSDSAKGFLEENEEVKSQFLGFCLKSHHKRKQEEEQKKRDEEIRKAEAEALQQQQAYQQSIRYMSPQTGVPRMRQQFRTPGGGVRHQPYPLTRPIRASSSPIHSPLQSPIKSAVKLEPQDESSNLSGSDTGISGARNPNDDTTSESGQDGQGGSGDNAQGAGDMSIKLEDIDESELDELEITGVEPGQPMPPAQDWSSNMPMGMGFDPSGGASGSQADMAAQQGYSSDASNMYVCRTCGKSYKYRSQMEIHVRVHTGEKPFKCKYCKKHFSQSSHLNSHLATHLGSMLFKK; encoded by the exons ATGGTTACCCCAGATATGGATGTGATTAAGGAGGTGCCTGGCTACAAGGTCATCCTGAAAGCCGTTCTAAGAGCACAGATACAACAGCTG ATTGAACAGCTGGCCGTTACAACTGATGAAGAGTCGATCATCTTAACAGCGAGCGTCGCTGACGGCACCCTGAGTCATCTTGGTTCTGACTCGGCAAAAGGCTTTCTCGAGGAAAATGAGGAAGTTAAATCGCAGTTCCTCggcttttgtttaaaaa GTCACCATAAACGAAAACAAGAAGAAGAGCAGAAAAAGCGTGACGAGGAGATCAGAAAAGCCGAAGCTGAGGCCCTACAACAGCAACAGGCCTACCAACAATCGATCCGGTACATGTCGCCCCAAACCGGCGTGCCCAGAATGCGGCAGCAGTTCAGAACACCGGGAGGTGGGGTCAGACATCAGCCCTACCCCCTCACGCGCCCAATCAGGGCATCTTCATCGCCTATTCATTCACCATTGCAGTCCCCCATTAAATCTGCGGTCAAGCTTGAGCCTCAGGATGAATCATCGAACCTTAGTGGCAGTGACACTGGAATTAGTGGTGCTAGAAATCCTAATGATGACACAACTTCAGAATCTGGTCAGGATGGGCAGGGTGGCTCAGGTGACAATGCACAGGGAGCTGGTGACATGAGTATTAAACTTGAAGACATTGATGAATCAGAGTTAGATGAACTTGAAATTACGGGTGTTGAACCTGGTCAGCCCATGCCCCCGGCGCAAGATTGGAGTTCTAACATGCCCATGGGAATGGGCTTCGATCCGTCAGGCGGGGCGTCCGGTTCTCAGGCAGATATGGCGGCTCAGCAGGGATACA GTTCAGATGCCTCCAACATGTACGTATGCAGAACGTGTGGCAAAAGTTACAAGTATCGCTCGCAAATGGAGATCCACGTCCGCGttcacacaggagagaagccttTCAAGTGTAAATACTGCAAGAAGCATTTTTCTCAAAGCAGTCACTTGAATTCACACCTCGCAACGCATTTAGGCTCGATGTTGTTCAAGAAGTGA
- the LOC128214014 gene encoding sal-like protein 1 isoform X2: protein MVTPDMDVIKEVPGYKVILKAVLRAQIQQLIEQLAVTTDEESIILTASVADGTLSHLGSDSAKGFLEENEEVKSQFLGFCLKSHHKRKQEEEQKKRDEEIRKAEAEALQQQQAYQQSIRYMSPQTGVPRMRQQFRTPGGGVRHQPYPLTRPIRASSSPIHSPLQSPIKSAVKLEPQDESSNLSGSDTGISGARNPNDDTTSESGQDGQGGSGDNAQGAGDMSIKLEDIDESELDELEITGVEPGQPMPPAQDWSSNMPMGMGFDPSGGASGSQADMAAQQGYKPNWKEHKCDFCGKIFPTPSKLAVHVRVHTGEKPFKCSACGKEFNQKGTLKSHAFKFHFEQFAEVFKY from the exons ATGGTTACCCCAGATATGGATGTGATTAAGGAGGTGCCTGGCTACAAGGTCATCCTGAAAGCCGTTCTAAGAGCACAGATACAACAGCTG ATTGAACAGCTGGCCGTTACAACTGATGAAGAGTCGATCATCTTAACAGCGAGCGTCGCTGACGGCACCCTGAGTCATCTTGGTTCTGACTCGGCAAAAGGCTTTCTCGAGGAAAATGAGGAAGTTAAATCGCAGTTCCTCggcttttgtttaaaaa GTCACCATAAACGAAAACAAGAAGAAGAGCAGAAAAAGCGTGACGAGGAGATCAGAAAAGCCGAAGCTGAGGCCCTACAACAGCAACAGGCCTACCAACAATCGATCCGGTACATGTCGCCCCAAACCGGCGTGCCCAGAATGCGGCAGCAGTTCAGAACACCGGGAGGTGGGGTCAGACATCAGCCCTACCCCCTCACGCGCCCAATCAGGGCATCTTCATCGCCTATTCATTCACCATTGCAGTCCCCCATTAAATCTGCGGTCAAGCTTGAGCCTCAGGATGAATCATCGAACCTTAGTGGCAGTGACACTGGAATTAGTGGTGCTAGAAATCCTAATGATGACACAACTTCAGAATCTGGTCAGGATGGGCAGGGTGGCTCAGGTGACAATGCACAGGGAGCTGGTGACATGAGTATTAAACTTGAAGACATTGATGAATCAGAGTTAGATGAACTTGAAATTACGGGTGTTGAACCTGGTCAGCCCATGCCCCCGGCGCAAGATTGGAGTTCTAACATGCCCATGGGAATGGGCTTCGATCCGTCAGGCGGGGCGTCCGGTTCTCAGGCAGATATGGCGGCTCAGCAGGGATACA AGCCGAATTGGAAGGAACACAAGTGTGATTTTTGCGGGAAAATTTTCCCTACACCATCAAAACTGGCCGTTCATGTGCGGGTACATACCGGGGAGAAACCGTTCAAGTGTTCGGCCTGCGGCAAGGAGTTTAACCAGAAAGGGACGCTTAAATCACACGCTTTCAAGTTTCATTTCGAGCAGTTTGCAgaagtatttaaatattaa
- the LOC128214014 gene encoding sal-like protein 4 isoform X37 yields the protein MVTPDMDVIKEVPGYKVILKAVLRAQIQQLIEQLAVTTDEESIILTASVADGTLSHLGSDSAKGFLEENEEVKSQFLGFCLKSHHKRKQEEEQKKRDEEIRKAEAEALQQQQAYQQSIRYMSPQTGVPRMRQQFRTPGGGVRHQPYPLTRPIRASSSPIHSPLQSPIKSAVKLEPQDESSNLSGSDTGISGARNPNDDTTSESGQDGQGGSGDNAQGAGDMSIKLEDIDESELDELEITGVEPGQPMPPAQDWSSNMPMGMGFDPSGGASGSQADMAAQQGYSKCCQCTFCGRYLPSPSLLARHVRVHTGERPFKCPVCGKSFTQKGSMMRHQAVHH from the exons ATGGTTACCCCAGATATGGATGTGATTAAGGAGGTGCCTGGCTACAAGGTCATCCTGAAAGCCGTTCTAAGAGCACAGATACAACAGCTG ATTGAACAGCTGGCCGTTACAACTGATGAAGAGTCGATCATCTTAACAGCGAGCGTCGCTGACGGCACCCTGAGTCATCTTGGTTCTGACTCGGCAAAAGGCTTTCTCGAGGAAAATGAGGAAGTTAAATCGCAGTTCCTCggcttttgtttaaaaa GTCACCATAAACGAAAACAAGAAGAAGAGCAGAAAAAGCGTGACGAGGAGATCAGAAAAGCCGAAGCTGAGGCCCTACAACAGCAACAGGCCTACCAACAATCGATCCGGTACATGTCGCCCCAAACCGGCGTGCCCAGAATGCGGCAGCAGTTCAGAACACCGGGAGGTGGGGTCAGACATCAGCCCTACCCCCTCACGCGCCCAATCAGGGCATCTTCATCGCCTATTCATTCACCATTGCAGTCCCCCATTAAATCTGCGGTCAAGCTTGAGCCTCAGGATGAATCATCGAACCTTAGTGGCAGTGACACTGGAATTAGTGGTGCTAGAAATCCTAATGATGACACAACTTCAGAATCTGGTCAGGATGGGCAGGGTGGCTCAGGTGACAATGCACAGGGAGCTGGTGACATGAGTATTAAACTTGAAGACATTGATGAATCAGAGTTAGATGAACTTGAAATTACGGGTGTTGAACCTGGTCAGCCCATGCCCCCGGCGCAAGATTGGAGTTCTAACATGCCCATGGGAATGGGCTTCGATCCGTCAGGCGGGGCGTCCGGTTCTCAGGCAGATATGGCGGCTCAGCAGGGATACA GTAAATGCTGCCAGTGTACGTTCTGTGGTCGGTACCTCCCATCGCCGTCGTTGCTGGCTAGACATGTGCGTGTACACACAGGAGAGAGGCCGTTCAAATGTCCCGTCTGCGGGAAGAGCTTTACCCAGAAGGGATCCATGATGCGTCACCAAGCTGTGCACCATTGA
- the LOC128214014 gene encoding sal-like protein 3 isoform X19, protein MVTPDMDVIKEVPGYKVILKAVLRAQIQQLIEQLAVTTDEESIILTASVADGTLSHLGSDSAKGFLEENEEVKSQFLGFCLKSHHKRKQEEEQKKRDEEIRKAEAEALQQQQAYQQSIRYMSPQTGVPRMRQQFRTPGGGVRHQPYPLTRPIRASSSPIHSPLQSPIKSAVKLEPQDESSNLSGSDTGISGARNPNDDTTSESGQDGQGGSGDNAQGAGDMSIKLEDIDESELDELEITGVEPGQPMPPAQDWSSNMPMGMGFDPSGGASGSQADMAAQQGYMKTSACPYCDKQFAAPSLLARHVRIHTGEKPFKCPLCEKGFAQKGAMKGHVYAAHREQFLEVMKK, encoded by the exons ATGGTTACCCCAGATATGGATGTGATTAAGGAGGTGCCTGGCTACAAGGTCATCCTGAAAGCCGTTCTAAGAGCACAGATACAACAGCTG ATTGAACAGCTGGCCGTTACAACTGATGAAGAGTCGATCATCTTAACAGCGAGCGTCGCTGACGGCACCCTGAGTCATCTTGGTTCTGACTCGGCAAAAGGCTTTCTCGAGGAAAATGAGGAAGTTAAATCGCAGTTCCTCggcttttgtttaaaaa GTCACCATAAACGAAAACAAGAAGAAGAGCAGAAAAAGCGTGACGAGGAGATCAGAAAAGCCGAAGCTGAGGCCCTACAACAGCAACAGGCCTACCAACAATCGATCCGGTACATGTCGCCCCAAACCGGCGTGCCCAGAATGCGGCAGCAGTTCAGAACACCGGGAGGTGGGGTCAGACATCAGCCCTACCCCCTCACGCGCCCAATCAGGGCATCTTCATCGCCTATTCATTCACCATTGCAGTCCCCCATTAAATCTGCGGTCAAGCTTGAGCCTCAGGATGAATCATCGAACCTTAGTGGCAGTGACACTGGAATTAGTGGTGCTAGAAATCCTAATGATGACACAACTTCAGAATCTGGTCAGGATGGGCAGGGTGGCTCAGGTGACAATGCACAGGGAGCTGGTGACATGAGTATTAAACTTGAAGACATTGATGAATCAGAGTTAGATGAACTTGAAATTACGGGTGTTGAACCTGGTCAGCCCATGCCCCCGGCGCAAGATTGGAGTTCTAACATGCCCATGGGAATGGGCTTCGATCCGTCAGGCGGGGCGTCCGGTTCTCAGGCAGATATGGCGGCTCAGCAGGGATACA TGAAGACATCAGCATGCCCATACTGCGACAAACAGTTTGCCGCCCCCTCGTTACTTGCGAGGCACGTGAGAATACACACTGGAGAGAAACCCTTCAAATGCCCCCTGTGTGAGAAAGGGTTTGCCCAGAAAGGGGCCATGAAGGGCCATGTGTATGCAGCTCACAGGGAGCAGTTCCTGGAAGTTATGAAGAAGTGA
- the LOC128214014 gene encoding sal-like protein 3 isoform X22 — protein sequence MVTPDMDVIKEVPGYKVILKAVLRAQIQQLIEQLAVTTDEESIILTASVADGTLSHLGSDSAKGFLEENEEVKSQFLGFCLKSHHKRKQEEEQKKRDEEIRKAEAEALQQQQAYQQSIRYMSPQTGVPRMRQQFRTPGGGVRHQPYPLTRPIRASSSPIHSPLQSPIKSAVKLEPQDESSNLSGSDTGISGARNPNDDTTSESGQDGQGGSGDNAQGAGDMSIKLEDIDESELDELEITGVEPGQPMPPAQDWSSNMPMGMGFDPSGGASGSQADMAAQQGYNQSNSCPYCGKEFRAPSLLTMHIRIHTGEKPFKCPICKRGFSQKGAMRGHVYKTHNNKLVEMFKQ from the exons ATGGTTACCCCAGATATGGATGTGATTAAGGAGGTGCCTGGCTACAAGGTCATCCTGAAAGCCGTTCTAAGAGCACAGATACAACAGCTG ATTGAACAGCTGGCCGTTACAACTGATGAAGAGTCGATCATCTTAACAGCGAGCGTCGCTGACGGCACCCTGAGTCATCTTGGTTCTGACTCGGCAAAAGGCTTTCTCGAGGAAAATGAGGAAGTTAAATCGCAGTTCCTCggcttttgtttaaaaa GTCACCATAAACGAAAACAAGAAGAAGAGCAGAAAAAGCGTGACGAGGAGATCAGAAAAGCCGAAGCTGAGGCCCTACAACAGCAACAGGCCTACCAACAATCGATCCGGTACATGTCGCCCCAAACCGGCGTGCCCAGAATGCGGCAGCAGTTCAGAACACCGGGAGGTGGGGTCAGACATCAGCCCTACCCCCTCACGCGCCCAATCAGGGCATCTTCATCGCCTATTCATTCACCATTGCAGTCCCCCATTAAATCTGCGGTCAAGCTTGAGCCTCAGGATGAATCATCGAACCTTAGTGGCAGTGACACTGGAATTAGTGGTGCTAGAAATCCTAATGATGACACAACTTCAGAATCTGGTCAGGATGGGCAGGGTGGCTCAGGTGACAATGCACAGGGAGCTGGTGACATGAGTATTAAACTTGAAGACATTGATGAATCAGAGTTAGATGAACTTGAAATTACGGGTGTTGAACCTGGTCAGCCCATGCCCCCGGCGCAAGATTGGAGTTCTAACATGCCCATGGGAATGGGCTTCGATCCGTCAGGCGGGGCGTCCGGTTCTCAGGCAGATATGGCGGCTCAGCAGGGATACA ATCAGTCAAATTCATGTCCCTACTGTGGTAAAGAGTTCCGGGCTCCCTCCCTGCTGACTATGCACATAAGGAttcacacaggagagaagccattcAAATGCCCCATTTGCAAGCGGGGATTCTCTCAAAAAGGGGCTATGAGGGGCCATGTGTATAAAACTCACAATAATAAGTTGGTGGAAATGTTCAAACAGTGA
- the LOC128214014 gene encoding zinc finger protein 219-like isoform X18: protein MVTPDMDVIKEVPGYKVILKAVLRAQIQQLIEQLAVTTDEESIILTASVADGTLSHLGSDSAKGFLEENEEVKSQFLGFCLKSHHKRKQEEEQKKRDEEIRKAEAEALQQQQAYQQSIRYMSPQTGVPRMRQQFRTPGGGVRHQPYPLTRPIRASSSPIHSPLQSPIKSAVKLEPQDESSNLSGSDTGISGARNPNDDTTSESGQDGQGGSGDNAQGAGDMSIKLEDIDESELDELEITGVEPGQPMPPAQDWSSNMPMGMGFDPSGGASGSQADMAAQQGYNIERQCQYCGKQFKTPFLLATHVRVHTGEKPFKCPVCHRGFTQKGAMRGHVYSVHKEQFKEIFNQ, encoded by the exons ATGGTTACCCCAGATATGGATGTGATTAAGGAGGTGCCTGGCTACAAGGTCATCCTGAAAGCCGTTCTAAGAGCACAGATACAACAGCTG ATTGAACAGCTGGCCGTTACAACTGATGAAGAGTCGATCATCTTAACAGCGAGCGTCGCTGACGGCACCCTGAGTCATCTTGGTTCTGACTCGGCAAAAGGCTTTCTCGAGGAAAATGAGGAAGTTAAATCGCAGTTCCTCggcttttgtttaaaaa GTCACCATAAACGAAAACAAGAAGAAGAGCAGAAAAAGCGTGACGAGGAGATCAGAAAAGCCGAAGCTGAGGCCCTACAACAGCAACAGGCCTACCAACAATCGATCCGGTACATGTCGCCCCAAACCGGCGTGCCCAGAATGCGGCAGCAGTTCAGAACACCGGGAGGTGGGGTCAGACATCAGCCCTACCCCCTCACGCGCCCAATCAGGGCATCTTCATCGCCTATTCATTCACCATTGCAGTCCCCCATTAAATCTGCGGTCAAGCTTGAGCCTCAGGATGAATCATCGAACCTTAGTGGCAGTGACACTGGAATTAGTGGTGCTAGAAATCCTAATGATGACACAACTTCAGAATCTGGTCAGGATGGGCAGGGTGGCTCAGGTGACAATGCACAGGGAGCTGGTGACATGAGTATTAAACTTGAAGACATTGATGAATCAGAGTTAGATGAACTTGAAATTACGGGTGTTGAACCTGGTCAGCCCATGCCCCCGGCGCAAGATTGGAGTTCTAACATGCCCATGGGAATGGGCTTCGATCCGTCAGGCGGGGCGTCCGGTTCTCAGGCAGATATGGCGGCTCAGCAGGGATACA acattGAAAGACAATGTCAGTACTGTGGCAAACAGTTCAAAACTCCATTTTTACTTGCGACCCACGTGAGAGtgcacacaggagagaagccttTCAAATGTCCCGTCTGTCACCGGGGTTTCACTCAGAAAGGGGCCATGAGGGGTCACGTCTATTCTGTGCACAAGGAACAGTTCAAGGAGATTTTTAACCAGTGA
- the LOC128214014 gene encoding sal-like protein 3 isoform X7 produces the protein MVTPDMDVIKEVPGYKVILKAVLRAQIQQLIEQLAVTTDEESIILTASVADGTLSHLGSDSAKGFLEENEEVKSQFLGFCLKSHHKRKQEEEQKKRDEEIRKAEAEALQQQQAYQQSIRYMSPQTGVPRMRQQFRTPGGGVRHQPYPLTRPIRASSSPIHSPLQSPIKSAVKLEPQDESSNLSGSDTGISGARNPNDDTTSESGQDGQGGSGDNAQGAGDMSIKLEDIDESELDELEITGVEPGQPMPPAQDWSSNMPMGMGFDPSGGASGSQADMAAQQGYKFGRPCQYCGKLFSAPSILATHVRIHTGEKPFKCPVCGQGFAQKGAMRGHMYSKHEEQFLKYFKNS, from the exons ATGGTTACCCCAGATATGGATGTGATTAAGGAGGTGCCTGGCTACAAGGTCATCCTGAAAGCCGTTCTAAGAGCACAGATACAACAGCTG ATTGAACAGCTGGCCGTTACAACTGATGAAGAGTCGATCATCTTAACAGCGAGCGTCGCTGACGGCACCCTGAGTCATCTTGGTTCTGACTCGGCAAAAGGCTTTCTCGAGGAAAATGAGGAAGTTAAATCGCAGTTCCTCggcttttgtttaaaaa GTCACCATAAACGAAAACAAGAAGAAGAGCAGAAAAAGCGTGACGAGGAGATCAGAAAAGCCGAAGCTGAGGCCCTACAACAGCAACAGGCCTACCAACAATCGATCCGGTACATGTCGCCCCAAACCGGCGTGCCCAGAATGCGGCAGCAGTTCAGAACACCGGGAGGTGGGGTCAGACATCAGCCCTACCCCCTCACGCGCCCAATCAGGGCATCTTCATCGCCTATTCATTCACCATTGCAGTCCCCCATTAAATCTGCGGTCAAGCTTGAGCCTCAGGATGAATCATCGAACCTTAGTGGCAGTGACACTGGAATTAGTGGTGCTAGAAATCCTAATGATGACACAACTTCAGAATCTGGTCAGGATGGGCAGGGTGGCTCAGGTGACAATGCACAGGGAGCTGGTGACATGAGTATTAAACTTGAAGACATTGATGAATCAGAGTTAGATGAACTTGAAATTACGGGTGTTGAACCTGGTCAGCCCATGCCCCCGGCGCAAGATTGGAGTTCTAACATGCCCATGGGAATGGGCTTCGATCCGTCAGGCGGGGCGTCCGGTTCTCAGGCAGATATGGCGGCTCAGCAGGGATACA aatttggGCGTCCATGTCAATACTGTGGTAAACTGTTTTCTGCTCCCTCGATACTTGCAACGCACGTGAGGATCCATACAGGAGAGAAGCCGTTCAAATGTCCCGTCTGCGGTCAGGGATTTGCTCAAAAAGGGGCCATGAGGGGCCACATGTATTCAAAACATGAGGAACAGTTCttgaagtattttaaaaactcaTAA